The Sesamum indicum cultivar Zhongzhi No. 13 linkage group LG1, S_indicum_v1.0, whole genome shotgun sequence genome includes a window with the following:
- the LOC105157096 gene encoding uncharacterized protein LOC105157096, which produces MMQMMAPAPQPQPHYVLIDKNHETVRRQGPKVFADTIDPAQAEEWLRNIERVLDRIECTSEQKLRYAVSLLEKDALDWWEIVPGSKNQPVNLTWNNFIKIFTDKYTPSVYRNRKKVEFLELKQNELSVAEYELQFARLSKYAPKEVSSNELRRDRFERGLRLEIWEKVAIKPPSYGALLKAALRAEETSVERSSTEVKRKKLTGNLTPTLGQSGLVYFRGSDSQRGWYRGRGVGHTSRSPSVFSSRGGPISVGFGWRQGLDRSFNGISTPSCANRGRRHAGECWEARPIVCYRFHQPGHILRMSHVER; this is translated from the coding sequence ATGATGCAGATGATGGCTCCAGCCCCACAACCCCAACCACATTATGTACTTATTGACAAAAATCATGAAACAGTAAGGAGACAGGGGCCGAAGGTATTTGCAGATACAATTGATCCTGCACAAGCAGaagaatggctgagaaacATAGAAAGGGTGTTGGACAGAATTGAGTGTACTTCTGAACAAAAGTTGAGGTACGCAGTGTCTTTACTGGAGAAAGATGCCTTAGATTGGTGGGAAATAGTTCCAGGGAGCAAGAACCAACCTGTCAATTTGACATGGaataactttataaaaatatttactgaCAAATATACTCCATCGGTCTACAGGAACCGTAAGAAAGTTGAATTCCTTGAGCTAAAGCAGAATGAGTTATCTGTTGCTGAGTATGAGTTGCAATTTGCaagattgtcaaaatatgctcCAAAAGAGGTGAGTAGCAATGAATTGAGGAGAGACAGATTTGAAAGAGGCTTGAGACTCGAGATTTGGGAGAAAGTAGCAATTAAACCTCCGAGTTATGGTGCGCTGCTGAAAGCGGCACTGAGGGCAGAAGAGACGTCCGTTGAAAGGAGTTCTACTGAAGTTAAACGGAAGAAATTGACAGGTAACCTAACACCTACATTGGGACAAAGTGGTTTAGTTTATTTTAGGGGTTCTGATTCACAAAGGGGTTGGTATAGAGGCCGAGGAGTAGGTCACACTAGCAGGTCTCCTTCAGTATTTTCGAGTAGAGGCGGGCCTATTTCGGTTGGATTTGGATGGAGACAAGGTCTAGACAGATCGTTCAATGGAATATCTACTCCTTCTTGTGCTAATCGCGGTAGGAGACACGCTGGTGAATGTTGGGAAGCCCGACCAATTGTGTGTTATCGTTTCCATCAACCAGGACATATTCTCAGGATGTCCCACGTGGAGAGATAG